The [Eubacterium] siraeum genome contains a region encoding:
- a CDS encoding patatin family protein — protein MKTGLVLEGGAMRGMYTAGALDVLLENDMNFDGIIGTSAGAVFGVNFLSRQNGRVIRYNCRFNGDRNYMGIKPLLKSGDFFNTEYAYYKVPNELDKFDDETYINSGVPFYATVTDVKTGKPEYLQVESVLRDMEMLRASASMPFISKPVIIGGRAYLDGGISDSIPFEHFSEMGYKKQVVILTRDMNYRKKPMNKLLIRSFYGKFPDLCNALENRHNVYNKSIDKLCKLEQSGKVFIIRPSEPITISRTERNPDRLKSVYELGRKDMKMRLEGLEEFLEKEQEI, from the coding sequence ATGAAAACAGGACTTGTGCTTGAAGGCGGCGCTATGCGTGGAATGTACACGGCAGGCGCACTTGACGTACTTCTTGAAAACGATATGAATTTTGACGGGATAATAGGAACATCGGCAGGTGCGGTGTTCGGAGTGAATTTCCTGTCAAGGCAGAACGGCAGGGTCATCCGCTACAACTGCCGCTTCAACGGCGACAGGAACTACATGGGGATAAAGCCGTTACTTAAAAGCGGTGACTTTTTCAACACGGAATATGCCTATTACAAAGTGCCGAACGAGCTTGACAAATTCGACGATGAAACCTATATAAATTCCGGTGTGCCTTTTTATGCAACGGTGACCGATGTAAAAACGGGAAAACCGGAGTATCTGCAGGTCGAAAGCGTACTTCGGGATATGGAAATGCTCCGTGCTTCTGCTTCGATGCCGTTTATATCAAAGCCTGTAATAATCGGCGGCAGGGCGTATCTTGACGGTGGGATTTCCGACAGCATACCGTTTGAGCATTTTTCCGAAATGGGCTACAAAAAGCAGGTGGTAATCCTCACCCGTGATATGAACTACCGCAAAAAGCCGATGAACAAACTGCTGATACGCTCGTTCTACGGTAAATTTCCCGACTTGTGCAATGCGCTTGAAAACCGTCACAATGTCTACAACAAAAGCATAGACAAGCTATGCAAACTTGAACAAAGCGGCAAGGTGTTTATCATCCGCCCGTCTGAGCCGATAACGATAAGCAGAACGGAGAGAAATCCCGACAGGCTGAAAAGCGTTTATGAGCTTGGAAGGAAGGATATGAAAATGCGTCTTGAGGGTCTTGAAGAATTTTTGGAGAAAGAACAGGAAATATAA
- a CDS encoding phospholipase D-like domain-containing protein codes for MDFQKVRQIKRKGAIIVKKEFLTSNAKFVYSKNELGYQEVLDRFKDAKQITIITFNISEKQNTLVNALKKAGDSCIINVITNIPNRWETYYGDAFRDKARKKINLYMTKLMPESLGAKTAVFFDFSNHGKIIMTDSIVYVGSANYSEESANNTEFGFLSEDKELIEFINMDVLPDIQSLAIPYYEYDYTAVLLEANVALAAVYNIKNELFEEVYRLHDDIDGEWYYYEYNEASLTVFTLDKTLQIIDEACNVARDVYDAIDVITNGDEDETTNANDEYDEILAVASHIEEIRSYDTLIELSEFDSGEFVNQQLQKEYAMEAYEENLENCINSASEDAQNIVLDLTQTAKDDIDKLLSELQEYCDKYANFIDNLRAREIKKISPKIDNT; via the coding sequence ATGGATTTTCAAAAAGTGCGGCAAATAAAACGTAAAGGAGCGATTATTGTGAAAAAAGAATTTCTTACATCCAATGCCAAGTTTGTCTATTCCAAAAACGAATTAGGTTATCAAGAGGTATTAGATAGATTTAAAGATGCCAAACAAATTACAATTATAACTTTTAATATTTCAGAGAAACAGAACACATTGGTTAATGCCCTAAAAAAAGCAGGAGATAGCTGTATCATCAATGTTATTACGAACATACCAAATAGATGGGAAACCTATTACGGTGACGCTTTTCGTGATAAAGCACGAAAAAAAATAAATCTATACATGACAAAATTAATGCCTGAAAGTCTGGGGGCGAAGACAGCTGTTTTTTTTGATTTTTCAAATCACGGAAAAATTATTATGACAGACTCCATTGTCTACGTTGGTTCTGCTAATTATTCAGAAGAAAGTGCAAATAATACAGAGTTTGGTTTCTTGTCAGAAGATAAGGAGTTGATAGAATTTATTAATATGGACGTTTTACCAGATATTCAATCATTAGCTATTCCTTATTATGAATATGATTATACAGCTGTTTTGCTTGAAGCAAATGTTGCTCTTGCAGCTGTTTACAATATTAAAAATGAGTTGTTTGAAGAAGTGTATAGGTTACACGATGACATAGATGGCGAATGGTATTACTATGAATACAACGAGGCCAGTTTAACGGTTTTTACTTTAGATAAAACCCTACAAATCATCGATGAAGCTTGTAATGTTGCAAGAGATGTCTATGATGCTATTGATGTTATCACCAATGGCGATGAGGATGAAACTACTAATGCCAATGATGAATATGATGAAATATTAGCAGTAGCATCACATATTGAAGAAATTAGATCCTACGATACACTTATAGAATTATCTGAATTTGATTCTGGAGAATTTGTAAATCAGCAACTTCAAAAAGAATATGCAATGGAAGCATATGAGGAAAATCTTGAAAATTGTATCAATAGTGCTTCAGAAGATGCTCAAAATATCGTGTTAGACTTAACCCAAACGGCAAAAGACGATATTGACAAATTATTATCTGAACTTCAGGAATACTGTGATAAGTACGCTAATTTCATTGATAATTTGCGTGCAAGAGAAATAAAGAAAATCAGCCCAAAAATTGATAATACATAA
- the rlmD gene encoding 23S rRNA (uracil(1939)-C(5))-methyltransferase RlmD: protein MANKKCPVAKKCSGCQLSNMTYEQQLEWKQKDTEKLLGSFGKVSEIIGADDPYNYRNKVQAVFRSDRNGRIISGVYQSSRNGIVGIDSCMLDDKRADEIIVGIRDLLRSFKLHPYDEGTERGFLRHVLVRVGKNTGEILVTLVGGNSMFPKKHDFVKALVKRFPDITTVTFSVNRTPEMLLLGENNEVLYGEGYITDILCGKRFRISPHSFYQINHAQTEKLYDYAIKAAKLTKKDVLLDAYSGIGTIGIIASDYVKQVQGIEYNASAVRDAVKNCHENGLTRNIAFNRGDAGEFLEKKAKLGTHYDAVILDPARTGADRKFLNSLVKIAPERIVYISCNPATQARDLKTLTKKYTVTDIQPFDMFPHTRHVECVVSMSRKEE from the coding sequence ATGGCAAACAAGAAATGTCCCGTTGCGAAAAAATGCAGTGGCTGTCAGCTGTCCAACATGACATACGAACAGCAGCTTGAATGGAAGCAGAAGGATACCGAAAAGCTGCTCGGCAGTTTTGGCAAGGTATCTGAAATTATAGGCGCAGACGACCCGTATAACTACAGAAACAAGGTGCAGGCGGTATTTCGCTCTGACAGAAACGGCAGGATAATCTCCGGCGTATATCAGTCGTCCAGAAACGGCATTGTCGGAATTGACAGCTGTATGCTTGACGATAAACGTGCGGACGAGATAATAGTAGGCATAAGAGATCTGCTCAGATCGTTCAAATTACATCCTTATGACGAGGGTACGGAGCGTGGCTTTTTACGTCATGTGCTTGTCCGTGTCGGAAAGAATACCGGAGAGATACTGGTTACTCTTGTCGGCGGAAACTCAATGTTCCCTAAAAAGCACGATTTTGTGAAAGCGCTTGTAAAGCGGTTTCCGGATATTACGACCGTGACATTCTCGGTAAACCGCACTCCCGAAATGCTTCTTCTCGGAGAAAATAACGAGGTGCTTTACGGCGAGGGATACATTACGGATATTCTTTGCGGAAAAAGATTCAGAATATCTCCGCACTCGTTCTATCAGATAAATCACGCACAGACCGAAAAGCTGTACGACTACGCTATAAAGGCGGCGAAGCTCACGAAGAAGGACGTTCTGCTTGACGCATACAGCGGAATAGGCACGATAGGCATAATAGCCTCTGACTATGTAAAGCAGGTACAGGGCATTGAATACAACGCATCAGCCGTCCGTGACGCAGTAAAGAACTGTCACGAAAACGGGCTTACCCGCAACATTGCTTTTAACCGTGGCGATGCAGGCGAATTTCTTGAAAAGAAGGCAAAGCTCGGCACGCATTATGACGCAGTAATTCTCGACCCTGCAAGGACGGGAGCGGACAGAAAGTTTTTAAACTCGCTCGTAAAAATCGCGCCGGAAAGAATAGTTTATATTTCCTGCAATCCGGCTACGCAGGCAAGGGATCTGAAAACGCTGACGAAAAAGTACACAGTGACCGATATTCAGCCGTTTGATATGTTTCCGCATACGAGGCATGTTGAGTGCGTGGTTTCGATGTCACGGAAAGAGGAGTAA